In one Sphingobium sp. TKS genomic region, the following are encoded:
- a CDS encoding erythromycin esterase family protein, producing the protein MTQASLSGRSTIAAPDELVEALRRHAEPLPSPDKVEDFGACFDRFADARVILLGEATHGSSEFYRARAAITRRLVERHGFTVVAVEADWPDAARIDDYVRHQASRPRRGDVFVRFPTWMWRNQEVLAFADWLRRHNQALPEERQASFHGLDVYSLSESIHAVLAYLDKADPDEAAEARRRYGCLTPWQDEPAEYGRRVMLGGGKGCEDGVVAQLRSLLDQRLDLLKHDGAAWFDAYQNARIVRAAERYYRAMYRSSTESWNLRDRHMFETLQALMAHRGSGAKAVIWAHNSHVGNAAATAMGWQGEFNIGQLCRLAYGDDAVSIGFGTDTGLVAAASDWGAEMEIKSVRPARPDSYEHAFRRTGVVRSLTDWRGKDKASLREALGHRLLERAIGVVYRPETERLSHYFEAVLAEQFDAWVWFEQTRAVTPLGPEKPQGAPETWPFGL; encoded by the coding sequence ATGACCCAGGCTAGCCTCTCTGGTCGCTCGACAATCGCGGCGCCCGATGAACTTGTCGAGGCTCTGAGGCGTCATGCCGAGCCATTGCCATCGCCTGACAAGGTCGAGGATTTCGGCGCCTGCTTCGATCGGTTCGCGGATGCCAGGGTCATCCTGCTGGGGGAGGCGACGCACGGCAGCTCCGAATTCTACCGCGCGCGCGCCGCGATCACCCGCCGGTTAGTCGAGCGCCACGGTTTCACCGTGGTGGCAGTGGAGGCGGATTGGCCGGATGCCGCGCGCATAGATGATTATGTGCGGCATCAGGCATCGCGCCCCCGGAGGGGTGATGTCTTCGTGCGCTTCCCGACCTGGATGTGGCGCAACCAGGAGGTTCTCGCCTTCGCAGACTGGCTTCGGAGACATAATCAGGCCTTGCCGGAGGAGCGCCAGGCCTCGTTCCACGGTCTCGATGTCTATAGCTTAAGCGAATCCATCCATGCCGTCCTTGCCTATCTCGACAAGGCCGATCCCGACGAGGCGGCGGAGGCCCGGCGCCGCTACGGGTGCCTGACGCCGTGGCAGGATGAGCCAGCGGAGTATGGACGACGGGTCATGCTGGGGGGCGGCAAGGGTTGCGAAGACGGCGTTGTGGCCCAGCTTCGCAGCCTTCTCGATCAGCGCCTTGACCTTCTGAAGCATGACGGCGCGGCATGGTTCGACGCCTATCAGAACGCGCGCATCGTTCGCGCGGCGGAACGCTATTATCGCGCCATGTACCGCAGCTCGACCGAAAGCTGGAATCTGCGCGACCGGCACATGTTCGAGACGCTTCAGGCATTGATGGCCCATCGCGGGAGCGGGGCGAAGGCGGTCATCTGGGCCCATAACAGCCATGTCGGCAATGCAGCCGCCACGGCCATGGGCTGGCAGGGCGAGTTCAATATCGGTCAGCTCTGCCGGCTGGCCTATGGGGATGACGCTGTTTCGATCGGCTTCGGGACGGATACAGGCCTGGTGGCGGCGGCAAGTGATTGGGGCGCGGAGATGGAGATCAAGTCCGTCCGGCCCGCGCGGCCCGACAGCTATGAACATGCCTTCCGGCGCACGGGCGTCGTGCGCAGCCTGACCGACTGGCGGGGGAAGGACAAGGCGTCGCTGAGAGAGGCCCTCGGCCACCGCCTGCTGGAGCGGGCCATTGGTGTTGTCTATCGGCCCGAAACCGAACGGCTGAGCCACTATTTCGAGGCTGTGCTGGCCGAGCAGTTCGACGCCTGGGTCTGGTTCGAGCAGACTCGCGCCGTGACCCCGCTCGGCCCGGAGAAGCCGCAGGGCGCCCCTGAGACCTGGCCATTTGGACTTTGA
- a CDS encoding CBS domain-containing protein, with product MKASDIMTLGAATTTATTSLAAAIKCMSDHRISALPVLDEEGHLQGIVTEGDFFRQDLGPFRLDALVGIGAEERERSLASMTVAEIMSRQPITVDGGESLQEAIAIMEGRRVKRLPVTSDGKLVGLLSRADILRALIAD from the coding sequence ATGAAGGCCAGCGACATCATGACCTTGGGGGCGGCCACCACCACCGCCACCACTTCCCTGGCAGCTGCAATCAAGTGTATGTCCGATCACCGGATCAGCGCGCTCCCCGTCCTTGACGAGGAGGGGCATCTGCAGGGTATCGTCACGGAAGGCGATTTCTTCCGGCAAGACCTTGGGCCTTTTCGGCTTGATGCACTGGTAGGGATCGGAGCCGAAGAGCGAGAGCGTTCATTGGCATCCATGACGGTCGCGGAGATCATGTCGAGGCAGCCGATCACCGTCGATGGGGGTGAATCGCTGCAGGAAGCGATCGCCATCATGGAAGGACGGAGGGTGAAGCGTTTGCCCGTCACATCAGATGGCAAGCTGGTCGGCCTCCTCAGCCGAGCCGATATTTTGCGCGCGTTGATAGCTGATTAA
- a CDS encoding 1-phosphofructokinase family hexose kinase, producing MKRIVTLTMNPAIDVAYEADRVFHTRKIRARQEHYDPGGGGINVARVIARLGGTARAYYLSGGATGCALDGLLDQHVLVRSRIPIKGDTRVSTSIYERETGKEYRVVPRGPELTADEWHAALTHLESARSDFLVASGSLPPGVPDDFYSRVQQLAQRHDMRLILDTSGKALFEAVTGGGLYLIKPSIGELRQLVDRALTQERDIAAAAQEIVDSGKSQYVAVTMGRDGAILASGAGTWRLPAVAVETRSAVGAGDSFLAAMVFALGCERDPLEAFRYAIAAGAAAVLTPGTDLCHREDVERLLSLVPSMAAAFDGA from the coding sequence ATGAAGAGGATCGTCACCCTCACGATGAATCCGGCTATCGATGTCGCCTATGAGGCGGATCGGGTCTTTCACACCCGCAAGATCCGGGCGCGCCAGGAACATTATGATCCAGGCGGCGGCGGCATCAATGTGGCTCGCGTGATCGCGCGGCTGGGCGGCACGGCCCGAGCCTATTATCTTTCGGGCGGCGCGACCGGATGCGCGCTCGATGGCCTGCTGGATCAGCATGTGCTGGTCCGTAGCCGCATTCCGATCAAGGGCGATACGCGGGTCAGCACGTCCATTTATGAACGCGAAACCGGTAAGGAATACCGCGTGGTGCCGCGAGGACCGGAGCTGACCGCGGACGAGTGGCACGCGGCGCTTACCCATCTGGAGAGCGCGCGTTCGGACTTCCTCGTGGCTAGCGGATCGCTGCCGCCCGGCGTGCCGGACGATTTCTACAGCCGCGTCCAGCAGCTTGCGCAGCGTCACGACATGCGGCTTATCCTCGACACCTCGGGCAAGGCGCTCTTCGAAGCCGTGACGGGCGGCGGGCTTTATCTCATCAAGCCGAGCATCGGCGAGTTGCGGCAACTGGTCGATCGGGCTCTCACCCAGGAGCGCGATATCGCGGCGGCCGCCCAGGAGATCGTCGACAGCGGAAAGTCGCAATATGTAGCCGTGACGATGGGACGCGATGGCGCCATCCTTGCGAGCGGTGCGGGGACATGGCGGTTGCCAGCGGTCGCGGTAGAGACCAGGAGCGCCGTGGGCGCAGGAGACAGTTTCCTCGCGGCCATGGTATTCGCGCTCGGTTGCGAGCGGGATCCCCTGGAGGCCTTCCGCTACGCAATCGCGGCGGGCGCGGCGGCTGTACTGACGCCCGGCACGGACCTTTGTCATCGCGAGGATGTCGAGCGGCTGCTCTCCCTCGTGCCATCCATGGCCGCAGCGTTCGATGGCGCGTGA
- a CDS encoding ribose-phosphate diphosphokinase, translating to MSTIILSFSDGMAAAQRLATLLHVPVHEVETHRFPDRECLVRVPASARTVILCRSLDDPDRKMIELLLAASAARDQGAERVVLVAPYLAYMRQDKAFHSGEAISQKVIGGLIAAHFDGLVTVDPHLHRIAALSKIVPGIPAIALSAAPVLATLIDAHDNPLVIGPDSESCQWTGTIAAPLGLQTLIASKQRLGDRQVSLAIADIERVKERRAILVDDMISSGRTLVEAARLLYGAGATSVEAIVTHCLANADDMALIEQNGIAPVASSDSIDGPTSKAQLAPLICRALYEHGLV from the coding sequence GTGAGCACGATCATCCTCAGCTTTTCCGACGGCATGGCTGCCGCGCAGAGGCTGGCCACACTGTTGCACGTCCCAGTTCATGAGGTGGAGACCCACCGCTTTCCCGACAGGGAATGTCTGGTGCGTGTCCCGGCATCGGCCCGAACCGTCATCCTCTGCCGTTCGCTTGACGACCCCGACCGCAAGATGATCGAACTGCTGCTTGCGGCATCAGCCGCGCGGGATCAGGGCGCTGAGCGCGTCGTCCTTGTTGCGCCCTATCTCGCCTATATGCGCCAGGACAAAGCCTTTCATTCAGGCGAAGCGATCAGCCAAAAGGTGATCGGCGGTCTCATCGCCGCCCATTTCGACGGCCTGGTGACGGTGGACCCGCATCTCCACCGAATAGCGGCCCTGAGCAAGATCGTCCCGGGGATCCCTGCGATTGCCCTGTCCGCCGCGCCGGTATTGGCCACACTCATTGACGCTCATGATAATCCACTCGTCATCGGTCCGGACAGCGAATCTTGTCAGTGGACAGGGACGATCGCCGCGCCTCTGGGCCTGCAGACGCTCATTGCGTCAAAGCAGCGGCTCGGCGACCGGCAGGTCAGCCTTGCCATCGCGGACATCGAACGGGTGAAGGAGCGCCGCGCCATATTGGTGGATGACATGATCTCGAGCGGTCGCACACTCGTCGAGGCGGCCAGGCTGCTTTACGGCGCCGGCGCAACCTCGGTCGAAGCCATCGTGACCCATTGTCTGGCCAACGCTGATGATATGGCACTCATAGAGCAGAACGGGATCGCGCCGGTCGCCAGCAGCGACAGCATCGATGGCCCCACAAGCAAGGCCCAGTTGGCGCCTCTGATCTGCCGCGCGCTTTATGAGCACGGCCTCGTTTAA
- a CDS encoding dienelactone hydrolase family protein produces MARRLVNRQDVIIGRHALRAFLDVPEGAAGLVIFAHGSGSGRHSPRNHYVAEGLHRAHFATLLIDLLTPREELDRRNVFDVRLLAGRLREAADWTQTIKPLAKLPLGYFGASTGAAAALIAASMPDDRAAAVVSRGGRPDLAGEAALGRVHAPTLLIVGSLDHDVLGLNRDAQSSMSAPAELVVVPGASHLFEEPGTLDQVIALATRWFSSHLKGKTP; encoded by the coding sequence ATGGCGCGGCGGCTTGTGAACCGGCAGGATGTGATCATCGGCAGGCACGCCCTTCGCGCATTTCTCGATGTGCCGGAGGGTGCGGCGGGGCTGGTGATCTTCGCCCATGGCAGTGGGAGTGGGCGGCACAGCCCGCGCAATCACTATGTGGCGGAAGGCCTGCATCGCGCACATTTCGCGACTTTGCTGATTGACCTCCTCACGCCGCGCGAAGAACTGGACCGGCGCAACGTCTTTGACGTCCGGTTGCTGGCCGGACGATTGCGCGAGGCGGCCGATTGGACACAAACCATCAAGCCGCTGGCGAAGCTTCCGCTCGGCTATTTTGGCGCGAGCACGGGAGCGGCCGCAGCGCTCATTGCCGCCTCCATGCCAGACGACCGGGCTGCCGCCGTCGTTTCCCGTGGCGGCAGGCCCGACCTTGCAGGTGAAGCCGCGCTGGGCCGGGTACACGCGCCGACGCTCTTGATCGTCGGCAGCCTGGACCATGATGTGTTGGGCCTCAACCGAGATGCACAGTCCTCCATGAGCGCTCCGGCGGAACTGGTGGTCGTGCCTGGCGCCAGCCATTTGTTCGAGGAACCCGGAACGCTCGACCAGGTGATCGCTCTTGCGACGCGCTGGTTCAGCTCTCACCTCAAAGGGAAGACCCCATGA
- a CDS encoding MBL fold metallo-hydrolase: MELRLGDRAILIDCGLFQGSRTLETLNHGAFSFDPRKIEAVVLTHAHIDHCGLLPKLAAQGFEGPIWCTPATSDLLEYMLADAGRIQESEADRRNRRRDRAGESRFEPLYTEEDALRAWRLSRPVGLSEWFDPASGFRARFWNAGHILGAASAEIEAAGVHMLFSGDLGPENKAFHADPQAPSGLDHIVCEATYGDRTREKFTIDQRRSQLEGEIKDALVRGGNLIIPSFALERTQELLLDLAHLADANRIPNVPIFVDSPLASRATKVFAAHAAELEDTEGKDIFRHPSIHYVEDVAESIRLNTLSGAIIMAASGMCEAGRIRHHLKHNLFRRDSTVLFVGFQAKGTLGRVLLDGAQRVRISGEDINVRARIRRIESYSAHADREELHDWITARRPIAGSLFLDHGEREAVASLRELVQADDRATSIIAPQIGEAYALEPGAPARRIQTGRVDMDQLAGPDWQNDYADFITHLKQHLGRIRNEKARRDALAQMRRILDEYEEAKHRR, from the coding sequence ATGGAATTGCGGCTGGGTGACCGAGCCATCCTCATCGACTGCGGTCTGTTCCAGGGATCGCGTACGCTCGAGACGCTGAACCATGGCGCGTTCAGCTTCGATCCGCGCAAGATCGAAGCGGTCGTGCTGACCCACGCCCATATCGACCATTGCGGGCTGCTACCCAAGCTGGCAGCGCAGGGCTTTGAGGGACCGATATGGTGCACCCCTGCCACCTCCGACCTGCTGGAATATATGCTGGCTGATGCGGGGCGTATCCAGGAGAGCGAAGCGGACCGTCGAAACCGCCGGCGCGACCGGGCGGGAGAGAGCCGGTTCGAGCCGCTGTACACCGAAGAGGATGCGTTGCGGGCATGGCGGCTCAGTCGGCCCGTCGGACTGTCGGAATGGTTCGATCCGGCATCGGGTTTCCGCGCCCGATTCTGGAACGCGGGGCACATATTGGGGGCAGCATCCGCCGAAATCGAAGCAGCAGGCGTGCATATGCTGTTTTCCGGCGACCTTGGTCCCGAAAACAAGGCTTTCCACGCTGATCCGCAAGCGCCGTCGGGCCTCGACCACATCGTCTGTGAAGCCACCTATGGCGACCGAACGCGCGAAAAATTCACCATCGATCAGCGGCGCAGCCAGCTGGAAGGCGAAATCAAGGACGCGCTGGTGCGCGGCGGCAATCTCATCATTCCCAGCTTCGCGCTGGAGCGGACGCAAGAGCTGCTGCTCGATCTGGCGCACCTCGCCGATGCTAATCGCATCCCCAACGTCCCGATCTTCGTGGACTCGCCGCTCGCCAGCCGCGCGACCAAGGTGTTCGCGGCCCATGCTGCGGAACTCGAGGACACCGAAGGCAAGGACATCTTCCGCCACCCTTCGATCCATTATGTCGAGGATGTCGCCGAATCGATCCGGCTTAACACTCTGTCAGGGGCGATCATCATGGCGGCCTCGGGCATGTGCGAAGCAGGGCGCATCCGTCATCATCTGAAGCATAACCTCTTCCGCAGGGACTCGACCGTCCTCTTCGTCGGGTTCCAGGCCAAGGGCACGCTTGGACGAGTTCTTCTGGACGGAGCGCAGCGGGTGCGCATCTCAGGCGAGGACATTAATGTTCGCGCGCGGATACGGCGCATCGAAAGCTATTCTGCTCATGCCGACCGCGAAGAGCTGCACGACTGGATCACTGCGCGCCGTCCCATAGCCGGCAGCCTGTTCCTGGACCATGGCGAGCGGGAAGCCGTCGCATCCTTGCGCGAGCTGGTCCAGGCGGACGACCGCGCAACCAGCATCATCGCGCCGCAAATCGGCGAGGCCTACGCTCTCGAACCAGGGGCGCCTGCCCGAAGGATCCAGACCGGCCGTGTCGATATGGATCAGCTCGCAGGACCGGACTGGCAGAATGACTATGCCGATTTCATCACCCATCTCAAACAGCATCTCGGCCGCATCAGAAATGAGAAGGCACGCCGCGATGCGCTTGCCCAAATGCGACGCATCCTCGACGAATATGAGGAGGCGAAGCATCGCCGTTAA
- a CDS encoding thymidine phosphorylase family protein, translating into MLTIRRLAIDTYPENTAFLLRESNGYSAEQFQALRKIRISGENAEILATLALVDEPAMLKPGEIGLGEQAFRRLGLPEGATVAIEQAMPPTSLEFVRRKIDGDTLQDDEISAIIRDIATHRYSPMEIGAFLVACASFMSTQETLAVTRAMADVGHRFDWKARLVVDKHCIGGIPGNRTSMIVVPIVAAHGLIMPKTSSRAITSPSGTADTMEVLANVDLCEENMRAIVAREKAVLAWGGRVNLSPADDVLISVERPLRIDTFDQMVASILSKKLAAGSTHLVLDIPVGPTAKVRTQDDAVRLRKLFEHIADKIGLVIDIVITDGSQPVGRGVGPVLEARDVMAVLRNDADAPQDLREHALFLAGRVLDFDPALRGGRGYARAMELLASGEALAAMDRLIEAQGRQTTKFALGEHVHEVHALHGGRVSTIDCHRIARIARLAGAPMDKGAGIDLLHKVGAEVRKGQTLYRIHAQSRTGLGFARDLATEDSGYEVTQ; encoded by the coding sequence ATGCTGACGATCAGGCGCCTCGCGATTGACACATATCCGGAAAATACCGCCTTCCTGCTGCGCGAAAGCAATGGCTATTCCGCCGAGCAGTTTCAGGCCCTGCGCAAGATCCGTATCAGTGGCGAGAATGCCGAGATCCTGGCGACGCTGGCGCTGGTGGACGAACCGGCAATGCTTAAACCTGGGGAGATCGGCCTTGGCGAACAAGCCTTCCGGCGACTGGGCCTGCCGGAAGGTGCGACAGTCGCCATCGAGCAGGCGATGCCGCCGACCAGCCTTGAATTTGTTCGTCGCAAGATCGACGGCGACACGCTTCAGGATGACGAGATTTCCGCTATCATCCGGGACATAGCCACCCACCGTTACTCGCCCATGGAAATCGGCGCCTTTCTGGTCGCCTGCGCCAGCTTCATGAGCACGCAGGAAACGCTGGCGGTCACGCGCGCGATGGCTGATGTTGGCCACCGCTTCGACTGGAAAGCGCGGCTCGTCGTCGACAAGCACTGTATCGGGGGGATACCCGGCAACCGCACATCGATGATTGTCGTGCCCATCGTGGCGGCGCACGGCCTCATCATGCCCAAGACCTCATCCCGCGCGATCACCTCGCCGTCGGGCACCGCCGACACGATGGAAGTTCTGGCCAATGTCGATCTGTGCGAAGAGAATATGCGCGCCATCGTTGCCCGGGAGAAGGCCGTGCTGGCCTGGGGCGGCAGGGTGAACCTGTCGCCGGCGGACGATGTCCTGATCTCGGTGGAGCGGCCGCTGCGGATCGACACCTTCGACCAGATGGTGGCTTCCATCCTGTCGAAGAAGCTTGCGGCCGGCTCGACGCATCTGGTGCTCGACATTCCCGTCGGCCCGACAGCCAAGGTCCGCACTCAGGACGATGCGGTGCGGCTGCGCAAGCTGTTCGAACATATCGCGGACAAGATCGGTCTTGTGATCGACATCGTGATTACGGACGGATCGCAACCGGTCGGGCGTGGGGTCGGCCCCGTGCTGGAGGCGCGCGATGTCATGGCCGTGCTCCGCAACGATGCCGACGCGCCGCAGGATCTTCGTGAGCACGCCTTGTTTCTCGCCGGACGCGTGCTGGACTTTGATCCGGCGTTGCGCGGCGGGCGAGGCTATGCGCGGGCCATGGAACTGCTGGCCTCCGGAGAGGCGCTTGCCGCGATGGACCGGCTGATCGAGGCGCAGGGCCGACAGACGACCAAATTTGCTCTGGGCGAGCATGTCCATGAGGTGCATGCGCTTCATGGAGGCCGCGTGAGCACTATCGATTGCCACCGGATAGCACGGATCGCCCGTCTGGCCGGCGCACCTATGGACAAGGGGGCCGGAATCGACCTTCTGCACAAGGTCGGCGCCGAGGTACGCAAGGGGCAGACCCTCTACCGCATTCATGCCCAGTCCCGCACCGGGCTCGGCTTTGCGCGCGATCTCGCAACGGAAGATTCAGGCTATGAGGTGACGCAGTGA
- a CDS encoding NAD(P)H-dependent oxidoreductase: MSSAAPGRIRHAVVLAHPDPNSFNATIARTYCDTVQGAGQEVILRDLYAMNFDPVLRNEERPDRKEVMLAPDVQTELDMLSGTNVVTFVFPIWFGMPPAMLVGYIDRVLGAGTTVRQVQDRSAEGPLGKGRLCAITTSGAPADWLEAQGQTGALRELAGTYLFRAFSMRSNEVLHIGDVVEGASSAFIEDNLQRVRTRAASICARVRQELYGTPLPPQLGDGS, encoded by the coding sequence ATGAGCAGTGCCGCCCCTGGACGCATTCGCCACGCCGTGGTGCTCGCCCATCCTGACCCGAACAGTTTCAACGCGACGATCGCCCGCACTTATTGCGACACCGTACAAGGCGCAGGACAGGAGGTGATCCTGCGCGACCTTTACGCCATGAACTTCGATCCGGTGCTGAGGAATGAGGAACGGCCCGATCGCAAGGAAGTCATGCTGGCTCCTGACGTGCAAACGGAATTGGACATGCTGAGCGGTACGAATGTCGTGACGTTCGTCTTTCCGATCTGGTTCGGCATGCCTCCCGCGATGCTGGTCGGCTATATCGATCGCGTGCTGGGAGCAGGAACGACCGTGCGCCAGGTTCAGGATAGATCGGCAGAGGGACCGCTCGGCAAGGGCCGCCTCTGCGCCATCACGACCTCCGGCGCGCCGGCGGACTGGCTCGAGGCCCAGGGCCAGACCGGGGCGCTCCGCGAGCTTGCCGGCACCTATCTGTTCCGCGCCTTCTCGATGCGGTCGAATGAGGTGTTACACATCGGTGACGTGGTGGAAGGTGCAAGCAGCGCGTTCATCGAAGACAATCTCCAGCGCGTCCGCACGCGCGCGGCGAGCATCTGTGCGCGGGTCCGGCAAGAACTGTATGGAACGCCGCTGCCCCCGCAACTAGGCGACGGGAGTTGA
- a CDS encoding phosphoribosyltransferase — protein sequence MKPKPMLFHDRRDAGIHLAKTLAHHVSSRPLILALPRGGVPVAFEVARALQADLDLLFVRKLGAPGYEELGIGAVVDGADPQLVLNEDVVRQLGPTPEYIRAEMRRQLAEIDRRRKAYLGDRDPLPVAGRTVIVVDDGIATGGTIKAALKGIGKAHPARLILAVPVAPAEALASLRDECDEVICLYEPYPFYAVGAHYVVFDQTSDAEVVRLLDAARQERSSQSA from the coding sequence ATGAAGCCCAAGCCCATGCTGTTTCATGACCGTCGCGATGCCGGCATTCACCTGGCAAAGACGCTGGCCCATCATGTCTCCAGCCGGCCCTTGATCCTTGCGCTGCCGCGCGGCGGCGTCCCGGTCGCCTTCGAGGTGGCGCGCGCTCTGCAGGCCGACCTTGACCTGCTGTTCGTGCGCAAGCTTGGCGCGCCAGGCTATGAGGAGCTCGGGATTGGCGCCGTGGTTGATGGCGCCGATCCGCAGCTCGTGCTCAACGAGGACGTCGTGCGGCAGCTGGGACCGACGCCTGAATATATCCGCGCCGAGATGCGCAGGCAGCTTGCTGAAATTGACCGGCGGCGCAAGGCCTATCTTGGAGACAGGGACCCGCTCCCGGTCGCGGGCCGTACCGTTATCGTGGTGGATGACGGGATAGCGACCGGCGGCACGATCAAGGCCGCGCTCAAAGGGATCGGCAAGGCGCATCCTGCGCGTCTCATACTGGCGGTGCCGGTAGCGCCTGCCGAGGCCCTGGCAAGCCTGCGGGACGAATGTGACGAGGTCATATGCCTCTATGAACCTTACCCCTTCTACGCGGTGGGCGCGCATTATGTCGTTTTTGACCAGACGAGCGATGCTGAAGTGGTGCGGTTGCTCGACGCCGCGCGCCAGGAGCGCAGCAGCCAGTCGGCATGA